In one Chloroflexota bacterium genomic region, the following are encoded:
- a CDS encoding mandelate racemase/muconate lactonizing protein: MKITDVKLFQLKGTMEFPGEFWEERLVRPIDVYAEHKTEGPAWLEKIADGKYRMSSVFLEIVTDEGLSGIGGPITLEYAFIIDTQLKGLLIGADPMAHELLWDKMYRHSVHGRKGSTMIAISAVDCALWDLKGRILNAPVYKILGGPTRKEIPCYASMLGFSVEPEKAAARAKEYKDLGFTAMKWFFREGPTDGREGIRKNVEMVRAVREAVGDDVDIMLDAWMSWDVPYTIKMAELLAEFNPRWIEEPVLPDKIDSYAQIRAQSVVPISGGEHEYTRWGLKQLMDAQAVDVLQPDIYWCGGISETLKILALASAYDLPVIPHGHSSNAGAHVTAAQPATLVPLQEYLIKWNVIHQWFLRNPVTPVGGVITLDDRPGLGMELDDSKIEEQVPLSWTETRWS, translated from the coding sequence TCTGGGAAGAACGCCTTGTCCGCCCGATCGACGTGTACGCCGAGCACAAGACCGAAGGGCCAGCGTGGCTGGAGAAGATCGCTGACGGCAAGTACCGGATGTCGTCGGTCTTCCTGGAGATCGTCACCGACGAGGGCCTGAGCGGCATCGGCGGGCCGATCACCCTGGAGTACGCCTTCATCATCGACACCCAGCTCAAGGGGCTGCTGATCGGCGCGGACCCGATGGCCCACGAGCTGCTCTGGGACAAGATGTACCGCCACTCCGTCCACGGACGGAAGGGCAGTACGATGATCGCCATCAGCGCCGTGGACTGCGCCCTCTGGGATCTGAAGGGCCGCATCCTGAACGCGCCGGTCTACAAGATCCTCGGCGGGCCGACCCGCAAGGAGATCCCCTGCTACGCCAGCATGCTCGGGTTCTCGGTCGAGCCGGAGAAGGCTGCCGCCCGCGCGAAGGAGTACAAGGATCTCGGCTTCACGGCGATGAAGTGGTTCTTCCGCGAGGGGCCGACCGACGGCCGCGAGGGCATCCGCAAGAACGTCGAGATGGTCCGCGCCGTCCGCGAGGCCGTCGGCGACGACGTGGACATCATGCTGGACGCCTGGATGTCCTGGGACGTGCCGTACACGATCAAGATGGCCGAATTGCTGGCCGAGTTCAACCCGCGCTGGATCGAGGAGCCGGTCCTCCCCGACAAGATCGACAGCTACGCCCAGATCCGGGCGCAGTCAGTCGTCCCGATCTCCGGCGGCGAGCATGAGTACACCCGCTGGGGCCTGAAGCAGTTGATGGACGCGCAGGCCGTTGACGTGCTTCAGCCAGACATCTACTGGTGCGGCGGCATCTCGGAGACGCTCAAGATCCTGGCGCTGGCCTCGGCCTACGACCTGCCGGTCATCCCGCACGGGCACTCCTCGAACGCCGGCGCGCACGTGACGGCCGCCCAGCCGGCGACGCTGGTGCCGTTGCAGGAGTACCTCATCAAGTGGAACGTCATCCATCAGTGGTTTTTGCGCAATCCCGTTACTCCGGTGGGCGGTGTGATTACGCTTGACGACCGGCCCGGGCTCGGCATGGAACTGGACGATTCCAAGATCGAGGAGCAGGTGCCGCTCTCCTGGACCGAGACCCGCTGGTCATAG